cctagaatcacaataggcacaacaGGTGCCTGAGCGGGTCCCACCGGCTCGACCACATCTGgtacctgctcctgagctggagcaactggtgtctccacaggtgctgctctagctgcaatacgagctgcacctcggcctctcgcgatcctagttggtggtactggtggccgtctGCATGATCCAGTcgcgcatgtcctcaccatctatgagagaagtggggctcaccaaatcagctgaatggagtgtactgctatcactgatcaatgccacctacTGTAGAACctcctgcatccattaaagatgcagcgcccccggcaaaagggacgttagtactgtcgaatagcactagtatgtatagctagaaatcctctttcaaaatagaatgcccatatgatctatacgtggaacacataatataatgtaattgaaacaacctgtacaaacaaggacaacaaaaggggcacctattgtctgcattaataatgtgtctcattagaccgtccttagtgttcacatatcatattatacacttatgcgtttcatagaccgtccataatgtttattcataccgtacatctatacctcttatacacaatgcacctatgcgtttcatagaccgtccacaggatttcatatcacaatggatttcataacacaatgtacctatgcgttcatagaccatccacaggatttcatatcacaatgtacctatgcgttcatagaccgtccacaggatttcatatcacaatgtacctatgcgtttcatagaccgtccacggGATTTCATAACATAATGTACTTCATAAcataatgtacctatgcgttttatagaccgcccacaggatttcataacacaatatacctatgcgtttcatagaccgtccataggatttcataacacaatatacctatgcgtttcatagaccgtccatagggtttcataacacaatatacctatgcgtttcatataccgtccataggatttcataacacaatatacctatgcatttcatagaccgtccatagggtttcataacacaatatacctatgcatttcatagaccgtccatagggtttcaaaacacattggaaacaaaagtacaaatacgtacatctcataacctttcacaccacatatcacctaatctgtactttcaaccacttacaacattattatttcattggctctcttggccatacctatgattctttattcatggagcaatgaccgtatttcatattccacactttcatttcttccctttcatagatcatcatcataattatcaacaagtagaatattccaaaaatcacaactttaaattcattagtaatgaaggctttaaacacaatcgatttctttccaataaatggagtaaaatgattggcaatcgaagtacaagttaaaatcacacacaatttccactcacgaatatgtaagaacgcaaaacacattgagaattacttacaaagcatagcattagctaaaacagccacatatgggcatcacttgagttcataaacttttagccgattatattgtcgaagtcaattttggaatagttgagttaaagctcatttcataatctttctcacattattttatttcattggcaccattggtcacaagtataactttcactattggcacgttggccacactttatattcccaatttactgattttacttccaaccatctttataggttatcaacaataagacattcccaatcaaaacttcaggtacacatatgagcaattaagagtcttaagaatattgagattttctcacacaatttggcatactagctttcatttgaaatatgattcaagccaccacattttaatacacaacccatactttgaaacttacggaaacattatggaattcaattccaagagagaaagtttagctaacatacctcaattgagcttttcttaaattactacaacgtttcgGAAATTCTAACAATCCTAAtctatttgagacataacaaaattgaaccataattaggaagatagtcatggtctcagctcatttgagcattttatcaaacactaagcgTGGATTAAGGTTCAAgttccttttatggaggattccaccatcccacaacccaatctttaccatttttagttcaacaatctttttacaccctttgataacacatgcatgtaaaataaacaaccctcttgcccagaaattatcttgcttattacccatttctagacaaaatttgaaattgagggttagggtgtagaatcttacctctaggatgaagacctagtgagtttccctccttaatcttccaaaacttgagcaaaaattaaagaatcaattattgaggaacgccttctcactctagggcactctctctcactctaaaatatcacaTTATACCTTAAAAATAACCCAAAGAGTatatttaatgaaatagggtcgggttttaaaaacccaaaaatgaagctccggaacaggttctgtggtcgcatatgtgaccgtataatggttatgcggaccgcatatcggtcgcataattggtgtccaaaatgaccaaaaatctgcctgagtctgcggtcactatgcggtccgcataactgttctgcggtcgcatagtatatcgcaaaatagttatgcggtcgcataatcgaccgcataattgcttccgactgacccaattaactacctcactctgcggtcattatgcggtccgcagagtgattctgcggtcacataatggaccgcagaaatgcatttttctgccaaaatttttcctttactttcccgtgtattgttcaacccaaaaggtccgagccgcggctcgcaagctcgtcgtgaagaatttctacaatcctcgaACACGTAATCCTAGTCcgacaccatgaaatattattttctttgcaaaatttaccgggctttacacttaagttcttcaaaattttccggggtgttacaggtagcctctcgaagataagtacagacgtctccataccgatccgcaaaactctactaaacctactaattactcatgagacctaagtaacctagtgctctgatactagcttgttacgacccaaaacccaacctgtcatgatggtacctatcgcattactaggcaagccgacaattacATAGCAACTACGCATTTGAATTAAAAACATAGTTTAATAAGTTCAACAGTGTAAAGTCTCGTAAATAATTGATAAAAACAATTGTAACTCGACCACAACAATCTCAAAATcctggtgtcaccgagtacatgagctactaagtgtcaacatagtctgaaactctagtacaactgtctgagaAAAATAGAACAGTGTGAAATAAAATGaaaggaaggagagtcaaggtctgcgggcgccatagcagctacctcgaagtctccgaacaAGTACTAGCACCACCCTAGCAATCACTGCGTccagatatacctggatctgcacacgaagtgcataatgtagtatgagtacaaccgactcaatgtactcaataaataataagactaaccttgggctgaaagcagtgacgagcataGAAAGATAAAGTCCGAATCAAAATAATGAGAACACAAATATAACATGATAATGACAGTAATAACATAGAGAAACTTCCATAATCAACTCGTACACAGTACAAAAATTTAGGCACGCTTTCAAGTTCCACAATTTAAGCCcaacactgataaaatatgccaagtacagctagcatgaggaatgttacatctctatgcctacatgtcaaatatgtatGTCAAATGTAATGTATCACAGTGATAATCCCAAGTGTACTCAATCTGTCTATCTCATTACCCACTcaacacacacaatcactcagcattgtacaggTGCAtggcatcaatgcccctcaccaaagcacgtgtatataaatCATTGTGCTTGCGCCTACTGTGGGTatgtcagactccagaggggcggatcctgcccaagcgctaatataaagcctataaggcctactgcggcgtgcaacccgatccacaataatgaATAAGCCAATAAGGTCTGCTGCGACGCGCatcccgatccacaataacactcacaaTCCGGCTATCAGGcccaactcaatcatcaatctctccagtcccACGGGCTCACAAGTCTCATACTACtcaacccaaacaatgataacatgatacaacagtaaataataacagagactgagatatgatatgcatatgaataaacatgactgagtacataattgcagtttaaacaaataactcaacagtagaaATAACCTCAGTGCGTCCCAACAAAATAAGCACATagcatgaacatgatttctatcataaATCACAGCTCAATTATCTAACACGTAAGGATTACACGGATAAAACAAGActagataactacacagtaccacagaatcaaccgagtcataatttccatggtgcacgcccacacgccgtcacctagcacgtgtgttacctcaacaccaaccatataacacgtatttcagggattcatacccttaaTACCAAGATTATAAGTGTTAATTACCTCAAAGTGCGCAAAtcaatgctccaacaaacccttgcctcgtgaatcggcgtccaaacgactcgaatctagtcacaaacaacttaatataatcaatacaagctataggaattgatcccatacgataaagctaagttctttaactaaactcaaaaagtcaacccaaaaagtcaaccacgGGCTCACGcttcggaacccaacaaaattcacaaaattcgaacactcattcaataacgagtccaacggaccataccaaaattatctaattccgaccacaaatcgaacctcaaatctccaaatcttACCCTCTAGTACATGggtcaaaaatccccaaattctaaCTTAGATTTATGAGAAATAGGTAAAATAATCAAGGGGTATTCAATATTCATGGACAAAAGTGATTAAAAATCGCTTACCTCTTCAATTTAGGTGAAAACCTCTCCAAATATCGCTCTAGTCCgcactccaaaattctcaaaatgagaGAAGAACTCAAACCCTAGATTTTTAAAACGCTACCAGCACTTTCACTTATGCGGGCCGCATCTACGGTAAATTATGTGCATCTGCGCAAACCACTTAAGTCCCGCCCCTCCACTTTTGCGGAAAGCTCCCGCATTTGCGCATGCGCGCCTACGGAGAAAattccacatctgcggtccaGCCCGCTCCTACGCTTcccttcatcgcagaagcgacctcgcttctgcggagacgaacctcgcatctgcgatctAACTACACCTAtccacttccgcatctgcgctcataaggccgcacctgcggtgccgTATCTGCGGCCACTCCCACCGCATGTGCGAACGCACTAGAATTAAAGCATAACAAAATTTTCTTAAGTCCACaattcaatccgaatcacacccgaggctcctgagacctcgaccaaacataccaacaagtcctaaaatacgctacgaacttagtcgaagcctcaactcacatcaaataatatcaaaaatacTGACcgtatcccaattcaagcctattgaaatgagtgaatttccaacttctaaaatcaatgccgaaacctaccaaaccgactccgattgacctcaaattttgcacacaagtcataaatgacataacggacctactccgGCTCCCGGAACAAATTCCGAGTCCGGTATCagcaaagtcaactctcggtcaaacttctcaacttttcAACTTCCACCAATTCAAGACAAAACGACCTactgacctccaaatcaatatccggacatactcctaagttcaaaatcgccatacgaagctatcgaaaccatcaaaactctattccgaatTCGtatacacataaatcaacatccggccaactcttccaacttaaacttccaaccttgggactaagtgtcccaatccaTTCCAAAACATTCCCGAAACCAATCCAACCAccacaacaagtcacataaccccAATTGAACATAGAATAATCAATAAATTGGGAAACatggctacaatactcaaaatgaccgtccGTGTTGTTACAGTGCTCCATTTGATCTGTAGCCGCTATTGGGTTTTGGCACGATATTTTTGTATACACATATGGGTAAgacggggcccagtcccatcctttatacatttgtacactctattagaggtctgtagaacagtcatgtatagttggatagtatgtggccttgtcggcttcctcCGTATACAGTCATGTATaattggatagtatgtggccttgtcggcttctatttttgatatatagttgtctatagcagccttgtcggctcgcacTACCGTATttcgcatgtatatgtatatatgttttgGGCATGTTTCCccacgtatgttattcacatgattcagcagtttattgacagatgttatGTATGACCTAcccttatttcatgtttatattttagacatatgcttaggggtgttAGACAGGTAGGACTTGAgtactcgtcatggcccatcgatttgggtcgtgacactaatgcTCAACCATTTATACTAGAGTGCTATTTAGGCTAAATAACCAAAATACCCTTAGGTAGTAAAGGAAGCTAAGTAGACCTAAATTATAAGACTAGCCTAAATAGCTAAAttgccaaaatagccttctttgatCTTGACTCCTTTAAAGCACTCCAATGCTATGATGTTGACTTGGAAATCATCCTCGTTAGGCATGCCCAGCTGGCGTGTATCACAAGACTTcctattatggaattaatttttaatttttaaaattaatatcaCCATAATAAATTATGAATCATTCcactaaaaaattattattttactccttattcaatttcaaaattcacctattaaatcttatttaacttcCCATATTAAGCTTCAGATgttaatcaattaaattaaattactgacagtttaatttattgattatttttttagacttttgcttaatttattttatgtgttggatacaaaattcaccggccgggtttacagaTAAAAACTTATAAGCTTAAATAAAGGTGTGTCATCAATCTCTAAATCGAGACATGGATttcatcaactaactattatttCGTTAATgtttattatccaatttactaggcATATTATCCCatgaaagaatctcgccttttaataaatcataataataataataataataattataataataataataataataatatacacacaTTTAATGACTagagaatttattttattaagtcagtataaaatacttatctttACTTTGTccattcaatacatacaaaatgtactagcacaagaagttagAATCAAACCAATTTCATaatcaaaataaatttatttaatcttgtgctacaatcattcctgatggtttgtccaattccattaTTAGactgtgaactcaaactttatacttataagaatcgatgatttaatcttccgtgtataagctaaactctatgcACTAAATCAtatactatataagcaaaggacgcaaactaatatatgatttatttaaaactctattaaaattgaataaataattttttcataataaatactCTATCCAAACCAAACCCATAGTTAATAATTTATATCCCAACATCCACAACTATCAGCTCATTTTAATAGTCGATTCAAGAAGAAGGAAGATTGCTGTCACACTAAAACAATGAAGAAGGTACTCtatccgttccaatttatgtggcgTAACTTGACTTTGGAcgtaatttaaaaagaaaaaaataatttttaaaatttgtgatttCAGAGATGCCATAACATTTGCATGGATATAGAACTTTTAAAACTTGGGATCTTAAATATGTCATAATATTTTTGTTACtgtaaaaacttctcatttaaagaataaaatgagaagtttaaattaaattactttaaatataaaaattatattattcttttttaaaagaataataaCAAGAAAGTATTACATATAATTGAAATGGATGGAGTATTATTTTATAAACACAAAGGCTAAGTGAAATCTATTCTTCTCAAGTATTATAAACGAGTTTTTGGccaatattgtcccttatctttgaggTTAGGTCTATATTGGTCCCTCAAATATAGCCGTaagcatatttagtcccttaagtatgctaaagtggagcatCTTTAGTCTCACTAACACAATGTGTTCAAAAACTAACGGTGAcgtttcctctccttttattggataatgcaaattatcactttaatttctcatttttagataatgtcttctaaaattttgaccttgaaaatatccTCTTCTGTGCaagttttcaatgagaaaatgacactgtatagccgctgtaaaaaaaaaaaagccaaaaaatgtataaaatttgtatgtataaaattttcggctattatttttacagcggctatacaatgtaattttctcattgaaaactggcacagaaggggatattttcaaggtcaaaattttagaagacattttctaaaaatgaggaataaaagtgataatttgcgttatccaataaaaggagaggaaacgTTTTGCTTCAGAGCAAAAGATTTGTTTTATGAATCAGAGTTGGGTaacaccgttagtttttgaaCATATTGTGTCAGTGAGACTAAAGGTGCTTCACTTTAGCATACTTACATATACTCAAGATTATATTTGAGGAATCAAAATAGACATACCTTCAAAGATAAGGAACAATATTGGTCAAAAACTCTGTTACAAACGGTCTAAAAAAGCATAAAgaaaccaaagaaaaaagaagaaaaaacaaaggaGATTGATCAGCACGTAGCATCAAACAGAGGGGACAATCCGTTTGACATGTCGCGAGTTGATTGGCCCCAACCATGTCAATTTCCTTGTACTCTTTCCCCTAGTTTTGGTTCCAGCGCAGCTCTTCCCTTTTTTAGATCTACATAttcatattattattatactTATAAAGGTTGAGTTGAAGAAGAGTCCCAATCACTTTCACATTCTACAAACAAAAATTCCGTAGTCAACTAATTGTATTGTATTATCGGTAAATAAAAATAGTGTTCAAGATCTCGTCTGCTTGTTTGCTTCTTGATGAGGAGATGGGGAAAGCTTCAGTAATAATCTACATCACAATTGCTGTGCTCCTCCTACTCCTCATCTCTCAATCTCCTTCCAACAAAGCTGGTAAGCGACATGGGCATCGCCGGCTCAAGGTTCGCTCCAACTTCACTTTTGACCAACATATTCACCACGAACATGAACGCATTCCTTTTGACCCTTTAGTGGCTAAAATAGAGCGACAACGTGAGGATAAGGAATGGGAGAAGCGGTACATTGACACCCACCATCCAGAATTACATGCTCCTGGTGAAGAATCGCAGCCTGAATGGGAAGACTTTATGGATGCTGAAGACTATCTGAATGATGAAGACAAGTTCAATGTCACTGATAGGCTTGTGTTGTTGTTCCCAAAGATTGATGTGGACCCATCTGATGGCTTCGTGAGTGAGCATGAGTTGACTGAGTGGAATCTTGAGCAGAGTAGGAAGGAAGTGTTGCATCGGACTGAGAGGGAGATGGAGGTTCATGACAAGAATCATGATGCTTTTGTCTCTTTTTCTGAGTATGAGCCGCCCAGTTGGGTTCGCAATTCAGGTCACTTTCTAAAAAGCTCTTCTTTTTAGTATCCTGCATTGCTTCTTATCAGTTTATTCATGTTACTGTTTGTTTAACTATAAAGTCCTTGCCTCGTATTTTGTCAAATCTTTACCTGTTTTTACAATAGGAAGGAACTCTAGTCTACTATTACAATAGGAAGGATGTCTAGTCTACTATCTTAGGAGGTTGTTAAAATTTGTATCAGTAACGGTCTCTCAATTGATTGTTTCCATCGTTGCTTATCTGAGACCTGGTGAAGCTGTTTCATAGGATATCAAAGTTAGATGTAAGGTCAGGGATGCGTGTGGCATGGCCGCATGGGGGGTGGGGGGCATTGGTCAAACGGTTTGAATAAAGGGCTCTGTGGATGCTAAGTATTTCACCTTCTTCAATTGATTTATGGCCTATATTTAAGGTCACAAGCATGATATAGGTCTACTGCCTCGAAGCAGCTACCCCTAAACCTGATGTGATCCATTAAATTTGTAGTAATAGCTTGCTGAATATGATAAATTGTACCATTCATGTTCCCCAAGTACTACTGCAGTTTACATTAATTGAAGAAACTTTCTAGAAATTGTTTTAGGCATTGATTGAAGAAACTTTCTAGAAATTGTTTTAGGCTTTTGCTTGGATCTTTCGATATGGTGAATGCTTGAATGCTTACCTTTTCATGTAGAGCGATTGGTATGTCATTCTCTGGGCATCGTCTGAAACTTTGTTCGTTGGTAATTGCACTTTTTGACACAAATCCTTGTTTGTTCAATCTTCATTTAACAAAGAACATAAGAACTTCAAGCCTTCTATTCCGCTCCTTTTACTTTATTTCCTTTGAGAAAGGCTTGAAAACACTAGTTTAAAAATAAGATTCTTATTCTGTATTGCAGAGGTTGTAGATTTTTGTTTTAATAAGCTTGATATTTCTTAACCCTTTCCTTGTTTTCTTCTTTGTGGCTGAATTAGATTCGCCTCACATTTTCTCAGTTATATTCTTTCTTTTGGACTCCCTTCTCAGCAAAGTCCTATATTTGCTTTAGAAAAAGGGTagccggtgcacaaagcatcccgcattcacgCAGGTTTTGGGGAATGACAACCTAAAGTCCTATATTTGCTTTATATCTCAGAAAGACAGAAAAGAGAATTCTTCATTAGCTAGTGGAAAAAGAGAAAGATGAGGATACTCATTGCTTGATTTGTTCGTTTTCTACACAGATTCAATGTCCTTTCAGTGGTTTCTGAATGACTCTTGAATATGTTATATGCTTGACTAATGTGGACATGCTATtcactttcttcttttttgttttgggTGCATTTTACATTAAGAGCACAAACAAGTTGCTTCTTATTTTGCTTCCCATGTCTTTCTACTTAAACTTGAATCATTTCAGTCCATTCATGGGTTCCATTGTTTCGTGCTGACTACGGTTAATAGGGTTTCATTACTTATAGAGAAACTATTTTTTGGCCATTGATTTAGTAATTCACCGCAATCACAGTGTTTGAAGTGCATATCTGCTCCCTTTCTAGATATATTTCATCCTCCCCCTTACTCTTTGACAAATTTTATGTGGTTATGCTGCAACAGATAACAGTTCTTTTGGATATGATATGGGCTGGTGGAAAGAAGATCATTTTAATGCATCAGATGTAGATGGAGATGGACTTCTGAACATTACTGAATTCAATGAGTAAGTTTCTACTAGGCCAGGAAAACCTTTTAGCTTTTACTAACCTAAGCTCCTTTTCTTAATAGTTCTCTGAACTTCATTTGAGGATTTCATCTCATCCAATAACTTTTTGCTTTCTTGTGATCTCATAGCTTTCTACATCCCGCCGACACCAGAAACCCCAAACTACTCAACTGGCTATGCAAGGAGGAAATAAGGTTCAGCAAATTTGCTGCTTTAACATTTTTCTTAAATAAGAGCTTCGATCATtttgctgatttttttttttctcgTGTACGATGGTCTATTTTAGCTGTTGTTAATGTGCCAATGCTATGTGTTGTACCTTCCATCAGTTGTTCTTTTCATTCGCTCTTTTGTTTGGTGTCATGATTTTTCGAGCTGGCTGGGAAAATTAAACAGAATGATATTTAGGAACTTTCAGAAGAATCCATATCAAGCTCAACAAGGCATTTTGTATGTTCATTTCAACTGATCCGACCATTTTGACATCGAATAATCTTTAGATTCCAAGCGACCTAATtagcgcccccccccccccccaaaagatCAACTGCTCTTTCCTTCCTGTACGCTATTCTTTTTATCTCTGAAGTTCAAAGTCTTCTCTGCTCTAGTTTTTCACTTTTTTGGATAACTTGGACTTCTTTTCCCTGTACCTGGTGGTATCAAAATGTTGGTATGTAGGGATATCTTATCTGTCCCTCCAGGAAAATGGATATCCCAAAAAAAGATTTTAAGTTGAATTTGTTTTATTCATGCTCTTCTCAAGGACCCGTTTTCTGGGGAAAAGAGTTGCCTGTACGACATTTGCCTTGATGACTCTCCATAAGTGTCGGAAGAAAGCCATACTGACCCCTTCTGTACCAGAAGGTAGGAGTTGGTCATATTATACCTACCTAATTAGCCAAACCCTGAGATCAACAGATCCTTCCTTCCTGATCCAGAGCAATAAAAGAGGCACTCAAATTCTTCTCGGAGATTAGTTTCTGGCTCTCTGCCTTGATCCAGTATTTTGAGAACAAACTTTCTTGCTGAAAATTTCCTGTCATGCGCAAGAGGTTTGCCTTGTTATCTCCCTCTTTAACTGCATCCCTACTGTTGCTGTGTTTTTTGTTTCCTTACAATCACTTCTTACTTTGACTTTTCCTCCAACATATCCAATTGCCCTCCTTGCTATGGCATCAGTCTTTTATGTTAATGTCATCTCTGCTAAACCTTGTTGTGTGCCATTTTTTCAGCTTCTTTTAGCAACTTAAATGTCCTCTTCGGATGTTTGAAAATTGGATCTCATTACCTGTGATAATTATTTAATCTGCTCTGtgttatttctttgtttattctCTTTTTGCAACCAGATTTTGTCAGATCCGGAAAAGAAAATGGCAGCCCTTGCTCTAAGCTCTTGCTATGCACGA
The nucleotide sequence above comes from Nicotiana tabacum cultivar K326 chromosome 12, ASM71507v2, whole genome shotgun sequence. Encoded proteins:
- the LOC107784272 gene encoding uncharacterized protein LOC107784272 → MGKASVIIYITIAVLLLLLISQSPSNKAGKRHGHRRLKVRSNFTFDQHIHHEHERIPFDPLVAKIERQREDKEWEKRYIDTHHPELHAPGEESQPEWEDFMDAEDYLNDEDKFNVTDRLVLLFPKIDVDPSDGFVSEHELTEWNLEQSRKEVLHRTEREMEVHDKNHDAFVSFSEYEPPSWVRNSDNSSFGYDMGWWKEDHFNASDVDGDGLLNITEFNDFLHPADTRNPKLLNWLCKEEIRERDSDKDGKVNFKEFFHGLFDLVRNYDEESHDSSHHSEDSQESPARKLFAELDKDGDGYLSDAELLPIIGKLHPSERYYAKQQADYIIQQADADKDGRLTLKEMIDSPYVFYSAIFNEDDEDYEYHDEFR